A single window of Aspergillus flavus chromosome 4, complete sequence DNA harbors:
- a CDS encoding YL1 nuclear protein C-terminal domain-containing protein, giving the protein MAPPTPAENESHQLLLNQLDIAQVPRPFRNPHWKPSQRRNKNVKQLISESSRKEASQMATQANSGATTPLVATTSASTDGSQTPADGGQRTNIAQAAQNLSTLVLEKNARAMYSSGPAVTYTNIESAPSLHPSQQTRYCDITGLPAPYTDPKTRLRYHDKEVFGVVRSLAQGVPESYLELRAAHVVLK; this is encoded by the coding sequence ATGGCACCTCCTACTCCCGCCGAAAATGAAAGCCACCAACTACTCCTCAATCAACTCGACATCGCACAGGTCCCGCGCCCCTTCCGCAACCCCCATTGGAAGCCCTCCCAACGGCGCAACAAGAACGTCAAGCAACTGATCTCCGAGAGCTCCCGGAAAGAAGCCTCCCAGATGGCCACACAAGCCAACTCCGGCGCGACCACGCCTCTCGTGGCCACCACCTCTGCCAGTACAGACGGCAGCCAGACGCCCGCAGACGGGGGTCAGCGCACGAACATCGCGCAAGCAGCGCAGAACCTCTCCACGCTTGTCCTGGAGAAGAACGCACGGGCAATGTACTCGTCAGGGCCGGCGGTGACGTATACGAATATCGAGTCGGCGCCGTCGCTGCACCCCTCGCAGCAGACGAGGTATTGCGATATCACGGGGTTGCCAGCTCCGTACACGGATCCCAAGACCCGGCTGAGGTATCATGATAAGGAGGTCTTTGGGGTGGTCCGGTCTCTGGCGCAGGGTGTGCCTGAAAGTTACCTTGAGTTGAGGGCAGCGCATGTGGTCCTTAAGTAA
- a CDS encoding uncharacterized protein (expressed protein), which produces MIIIIIECLAASPLLSFFFFRFYFATLATGHRIANRMAGPTSHFFVSLGADQQDAGNTKPPGKQRSALLSHATWQADSMNLNVTDPLPGLLFDSFLDSSGVY; this is translated from the coding sequence AtgatcattattattattgaatGCCTTGCTGCTTCTcctttactttcttttttcttttttcggtTTTATTTTGCGACACTCGCAACAGGACACCGGATAGCCAATAGAATGGCAGGTCCGACGTCGCacttctttgtttctctggGCGCCGACCAACAAGATGCGGGCAACACGAAGCCTCCGGGCAAACAAAGATCAGCCTTGTTGTCGCATGCGACCTGGCAGGCGGACAGCATGAACTTAAATGTCACCGACCCTCTCCCTGGTCTGCTATTCGATTCATTCTTGGATTCTTCGGGTGTATATTGA
- a CDS encoding pectin lyase fold/virulence factor, with amino-acid sequence MDGTNVLLENIVVSAKLSKQPDGEYWAQNTDGLAQSDLLITDTDTMDVNHVQVTNFTYTGGDDCIALKPRSYNVTVTGATCNGGNGIPIGSIGEYLEDSSVKDVYMSDLKVPGTLWSTRTMGGNSSTAGTSKLTISDIHLKRFPWQKPRTIQQP; translated from the exons ATGGACGGAACTAACGTCCTGCTCGAGAACATTGTGGTCTCTGCCAAATTAAGCAAGCAGCCCGATGGCGAATATTGGGCCCAAAATACTGATGGTCTCG CCCAGAGCGACCTACTGATTACAGACACAGATACCATGGACGTAAACCATGTCCAGGTCACCAATTTCACCTACACAGGCGGCGATGACTGCATAGCCCTGAAGCCACGGTCCTATAACGTTACTGTTACTGGTGCCACCTGTAATGGTGGTAATGGTATACCCATCGGTAGCATTGGGGAGTATCTGGAGGACAGCAGTGTCAAGGATGTCTATATGAGCGATCTGAAG GTCCCTGGAACACTATGGTCGACCAGAACAATGGGGGGGAATTCGTCGACCGCGGGCACCAGCAAATTGACAATCTCGGATATCCACCTTAAAAGATTTCCATGGCAAAAGCCTCGGACAATACAGCAACCATGA
- a CDS encoding putative C6 finger domain protein (Zn(II)2Cys6 transcription factor), whose protein sequence is MQAVQYERHPAPGESPIWTDHAPQESPRKSPIPKNVAFELLLDENSKVRARIPMRVQIYPHDTTDSIVTTVKNFYGIYDGAASGVSFEDEHGTTLIARYENLRNNMTVYVRVIPVQAYTEGYGDRYFGHMPVEARKRPSLGEPFQMAPAMQSAQIPDHGQPPSRPGSRLARKRSMSPSGRSRRSASQHKQLSRAGNKSRGSSTHGSFHDDGASLYSDSEGGYGSVSGAKKSRSEQLGSSDISMDNILQDGRRKRPKFESSELPLFVPPQVPLTTSTSSISPQRRSIGQEGAVSPFARPTQRPYSYQQPLPSPQSYGHNDQIYGYNSMRNNIYATPVAPEHGHRLRERTTTQSSGQFSNPAGNGAGSGILPTPDPTIASCISDEDVAMQLIRLGDASNFSHGRTSASTLDDAFSGAADAASSTGATSDGEDFSEEDDDLPARSRQRVDSSPMLPPGATKRTHKRLDDILPSFDSSDGSDGDEEYQQDDYQDSLIKNEADDDSLYRESAPKTKKAKTRANSASSSKARGTKSAHMRQHKINKSAPAAARKVKSMPAATSHKPVVPPQMASPAPTRKTSTSSINFQLAADEEDLSTKPRCQRCRKSKKGCDRQRPCGRCKDAGIGIDGCISEDEGNGRKGRYGRHMGVPVKKAIEATSSVNGDTQPVVAASLTSVAIDKNKKRKR, encoded by the exons ATGCAGGCTGTCCAGTACGAACGGCATCCTGCTCCTGGCGAGTCGCCCATCTGGACAGATCATGCGCCCCAGGAGTCCCCCCGCAAGAGCCCTATCCCCAAGAACGTTGCCTTCGAACTCTTGCTCGATGAGAATTCCAAGGTTCGGGCTCGCATCCCCATGCGAGTGCAAATATATCCCCATGACACCACGGACTCGATCGTGACTACAGTCAAGAATTTCTATGGGATTTATGATGGCGCTGCGAGCGGTGTCAGTTTTGAGGATGAGCACGGCACCACACTTATTGCTAGGTATGAGAACTTACGAAATAACATGACAGTGTATGTGCGGGTAATCCCCGTACAAGCATACACAGAAGGCTACGGTGACCGTTATTTTGGGCATATGCCGGTTGAGGCTCGCAAACGCCCCAGTCTTGGCGAGCCTTTCCAGATGGCGCCCGCAATGCAGTCGGCGCAGATCCCAGATCACGGACAGCCCCCTTCTCGGCCGGGTTCCAGACTCGCTCGGAAGCGCAGTATGTCGCCGTCTGGTAGAAGCCGTCGTAGCGCTTCGCAGCACAAGCAGCTCTCTCGAGCGGGCAACAAGAGCAGGGGCTCTAGCACACATGGTAGcttccatgatgatggagcCTCTCTCTACAGTGACAGTGAGGGTGGATATGGATCTGTCTCGGGGGCCAAGAAATCCCGTAGTGAACAGCTAGGCAGCTCGGATATCAGTATGGACAACATTCTCCAAGATGGCCGCCGCAAGCGGCCCAAGTTTGAGAGTTCG GAATTGCCATTATTTGTTCCTCCTCAGGTCCCTCTCACTACCTCTACCTCGTCGATCTCCCCTCAACGTCGATCCATCGGCCAAGAAGGTGCTGTCTCCCCATTCGCACGCCCCACCCAACGCCCATACAGCTATCAACAACCATTACCCTCACCGCAAAGCTATGGACATAACGATCAAATATACGGGTACAACTCTATGCGGAATAATATCTATGCCACTCCAGTGGCTCCGGAACATGGACACCGCCTACGTGAGCGGACCACGACCCAGTCTTCAGGGCAGTTTAGCAACCCAGCAGGCAATGGTGCCGGATCTGGCATTCTCCCAACCCCAGACCCTACTATTGCCAGCTGCATATCTGACGAGGATGTTGCAATGCAATTAATCCGCTTAGGCGATGCCTCCAATTTCTCCCACGGTCGCACATCCGCTTCAACCCTAGATGATGCCTTCAGTGGCGCTGCCGATGCAGCCTCCTCGACGGGGGCGACTAGCGATGGCGAAGATTTcagcgaagaggatgacgaccTGCCCGCACGCAGTAGACAAAGGGTGGACTCGAGCCCGATGCTTCCGCCGGGCGCTACTAAGCGCACCCATAAGCGCTTGGATGACATTCTTCCCAGTTTTGACAGCTCTGATGGAAgtgatggcgatgaggagTACCAGCAGGATGATTACCAGGACAGCTTGATCAAAAATGAGGCCGACGATGATTCTCTCTACAGAGAGTCTGCCcccaagacgaagaaggccaagacaCGGGCAAATAGTGCCTCTTCTAGCAAGGCTCGAGGAACCAAGTCAGCACATATGCGGCAACACAAAATCAATAAGAGTGCACCCGCTGCGGCTCGTAAGGTGAAGTCCATGCCAGCTGCAACCAGTCACAAGCCCGTCGTGCCCCCGCAGATGGCCAGCCCTGCCCCAACACGAAAGACCTCAACTTCCTCGATCAATTTCCAGTTGGCtgcagacgaagaagacctgTCAACCAAGCCGCGCTGCCAACGCTGCCGTAAAAGCAAGAAGGGCTGCGATCGTCAACGGCCCTGCGGACGATGCAAGGATGCCGGTATTGGCATCGACGGCTGTATCAgtgaagatgaaggaaaTGGCCGCAAAGGCCGCTACGGCCGCCACATGGGAGTTCCTGTCAAGAAAGCTATCGAAGCTACTAGCTCGGTCAATGGCGATACACAGCCCGTAGTAGCGGCTTCATTGACGTCCGTGGCCAttgacaagaacaagaaacgTAAGCGTTAG
- a CDS encoding vesicle transport protein, protein MPTMWLSDNQKIGVIFCSGGALFLFGGVLLFFDRSLLAMGNILFLIGLTLIIGVQKTLAFFSRRQKLKGTAAFTAGILLILLRWPLTGFLIELYGLFILFGDFLITIGQFAGNIPVVGPYLQKGLEVLAGGRSNAELPV, encoded by the exons ATGCCTACAATGTGGCTCTCAGATAACCAAA AAATTGGGGTTATCTTCTGCTCAGGAG gagccctcttcctcttcggcggcgtccttctcttcttcgatcgCTCGCT CCTCGCAATGGGAAAT ATCCTCTTTCTAATCGGCCTAACGCTCATAATCGGCGTCCAAAAGACCCTAGCCTTCTTCAGCCGACGCCAAAAACTAAAAGGCACGGCCGCGTTCACCGCGggcatcctcctcatcctcctccgctGGCCGCTTACAGGCTTCCTAATCGAGCTATACGGGTTGTTTATCCTCTTTGGCGATTTCCTGATCACGATTGGGCAGTTTGCGGGCAATATTCCGGTTGTAGGGCCGTATTTGCAGAAGGGGTTGGAGGTTCTGGCTGGAGGGAGGAGTAATGCTGAGCTGCCTGTTTAG
- a CDS encoding RNA polymerase III RPC4-domain-containing protein — protein MPPKAAPRRGASAAAANRRTNATEPSSNSATPAPGENASAGPSASRPPVQRLQSLKKRTPSGSIGPAAKTPAPGGPGEPAKPTLKYKPRAVGRRSKEEREAIEKLEAERHRERLAEAAAIQRGRGNHGPGGRGGFGRGRGGQFGSASGPLGSMQGRRGRGGGPGGFGSRFNDSRASSMSRRSRSVIDVGSGAISRDVSSDESDNEIRVSIDHINLDSSDEEAEQVADKKKGKLAMKNAEASGEKGLRPIRVERHEHEERVVSVNMESSSSKSAELRQQAQAKAAEDDALFVPDDDGSAGSATETETGPRVKQEPTDDDHTMADVAHHADEGLTTDDGLLPEQTVKVRRKISREPPAVKDPKSLLRTKEDIEEYERHEQDLAMVKDLFTKEEKPPAEEPKETPPEQVESAEDTETAADGAEKDKDQEKESEEEEDESAKDKLAGQLFLMQFPPMTPNLVPENSGDNSAAPSIEARGQGTPEGTASNNGIAPQQTGVKREDGVEFLDEADEFQSTEPSKVVTATDRQLRAGRVGKLNVHASGRMTMDWGGISFELDRATAVDFLQEALIVSGAADPAEGGVPEEENRVWAMGQLSGKFTVTPDWEKML, from the coding sequence ATGCCCCCCAAAGCCGCTCCCCGCCGAGGCGCATCCGCCGCAGCGGCAAACCGGCGAACGAATGCCACAGAACCTAGCTCGAACTCCGCAACGCCTGCGCCGGGCGAGAACGCCAGCGCCGGACCCTCAGCCAGCAGACCGCCCGTTCAGCGACTGCAATCTTTGAAAAAACGCACCCCGTCCGGCAGCATCGGACCTGCCGCGAAAACGCCCGCTCCGGGCGGGCCTGGCGAGCCAGCTAAGCCTACGTTGAAGTACAAACCACGTGCGGTCGGGCGTCGTAGTAAAGAGGAGCGAGAGGCGATTGAGAAACTCGAGGCAGAGCGGCACCGGGAGAGATTGGCGGAAGCGGCTGCCATCCAGCGCGGACGGGGAAATCATGGACCTGGTGGTCGGGGTGGGTTTGGACGAGGTCGCGGAGGGCAATTTGGGTCAGCCAGTGGGCCTCTGGGGTCTATGCAAGGCCGGCGGGGTCGGGGTGGTGGTCCGGGTGGGTTTGGATCGAGGTTCAATGATTCCAGGGCGTCGTCTATGTCGAGACGGAGTCGGTCGGTTATTGATGTTGGGAGTGGGGCGATTAGTCGGGATGTATCGTCTGATGAGAGTGACAATGAGATTCGGGTCAGCATTGATCATATCAATCTGGACAGTAGTGACGAGGAGGCGGAGCAGGTGGCCgataagaagaagggaaagctTGCGATGAAGAATGCGGAGGCTTCTGGGGAGAAGGGTCTGCGGCCCATTCGTGTGGAGAGACATGAACATGAGGAACGGGTGGTCAGTGTCAACATGGAGTCTAGCTCGAGTAAATCCGCCGAGCTTCGTCAACAAGCGCAGGCTAAGGCTGCGGAAGATGATGCTTTATTTGTGCCGGATGATGATGGTTCGGCTGGTTCGGCTACGGAGACCGAGACTGGGCCCCGGGTAAAACAAGAGCCTACGGATGATGACCACACTATGGCGGATGTCGCTCACCATGCGGATGAAGGACTGACCACCGATGATGGGTTACTGCCGGAGCAAACGGTGAAGGTCCGCCGGAAGATCTCTCGGGAGCCACCCGCCGTCAAGGATCCTAAGAGTTTACTACGCACTAAGGAAGATATAGAAGAGTACGAGAGACATGAGCAAGACCTTGCGATGGTAAAGGATCTGTTtacgaaagaagaaaaaccgCCCGCCGAAGAGCCGAAAGAGACGCCGCCCGAACAGGTTGAGTCGGCGGAGGACACTGAGACGGCAGCGGACGGCGcggagaaggacaaggaccaggaaaaagaatcggaagaggaagaagacgagtcTGCCAAGGACAAACTGGCCGGTCAATTGTTCCTGATGCAATTCCCACCCATGACACCCAATCTGGTGCCAGAAAATAGCGGCGATAATTCCGCCGCGCCATCTATAGAAGCTCGGGGTCAGGGTACCCCCGAGGGTACAGCTAGTAACAACGGTATTGCGCCACAGCAAACGGGAGTCAAACGCGAAGATGGGGTGGAGTTTCTCGACGAGGCGGATGAATTCCAGTCCACGGAGCCTTCTAAAGTGGTCACCGCTACGGATCGGCAGCTCAGGGCCGGACGCGTAGGCAAATTGAATGTCCATGCTTCCGGGAGAATGACGATGGACTGGGGTGGTATCAGCTTTGAACTGGATCGCGCCACTGCCGTTGATTTCCTCCAAGAAGCATTGATCGTATCGGGGGCAGCCGATCCAGCTGAAGGGGGAGTTCcggaagaggaaaacagaGTATGGGCTATGGGACAGCTCAGCGGCAAGTTTACTGTGACGCCTGATTGGGAGAAGATGCTATGA
- a CDS encoding profilin: protein MSGHSAVWQGYVDSSLMGSGLFDKAAVLSYNLSGIEAKSSGFSISAEELQGLAAAFAQSNVAMANGIKVGGEKFVAIKADDRSLYGKKGKEGIIVVKTPSCVLVAHHGENVQTTNASAAVEKIADYIINPHQ from the exons ATGAGTGGGCACTCTGCTGTTTGGCAAG GATATGTCGATTCCAG CTTGATGGGATCTGGCCTATTTGACAAGGCTGCCGTTCTGAGCTACAACCTTTCCGGCATCGAGGCTAAATCTTCCGGCTTCTCG ATCAGCGCTGAAGAGCTCCAAGGCCTCGCTGCCGCCTTCGCTCAAAGTAACGTGGCGATGGCCAATGGTATCAAGGTCGGCGGAGAGAAGTTCGTCGCTATCAAGGCCGACGACCGCAGTCTATACGGAAAGAAG GGCAAGGAGGGGATTATCGTTGTGAAGACCCCGTCCTGCGTCCTGGTTGCCCACCACGGCGAGAATGTCCAGACCACCAACGCCTCAGCCGCTGTCGAGAAAATCGCTGACTACATCATCAACCCTCACCAGTAG
- a CDS encoding membrane-associating domain-containing protein, giving the protein MLSSTLTRPLQLVTRVLQWSSAVIVMGITSYFINKGPRGLSITYQEIISTMSVVFFLPAFVSPFMPTALGKFVLLIDVIFSYLWLTAFIFAAQDYNRHDCRLNAPPGISCSKKRANEAFIFLTFIFTFFGMFLEVLGLWAYRRENVPVREKTGGAHGGPADAPVATA; this is encoded by the exons ATGCTCTCGAGTACGCTCACACGTCCACTGCAGCTCGTCACCCGAGTGCTGCAGTGGTCTAGTGCTGTCATTGTGATGGGTATCACTTCCTACTTCATCAACAAGGGTCCCCGTGGATTGTCTATCACGTACCAAGAAATCATT TCTACCATGTCGGTCGTATTCTTCCTGCCAGCCTTCGTCTCTCCGTTCATGCCCACGGCTCTTGGCAAGTTCGTACTGCTCATCGATGTCATCTTCTCGTATTT GTGGCTCACTGCATTTATCTTTGCCGCCCAAGATTACAACCGCCATGACTGCCGCCTCAACGCTCCCCCAGGAATCTCCTGCTCCAAGAAGAGGGCCAACGAAGCATTCATCTTCCTGACTTT CATCTTTACCTTCTTCGGCATGTTCCTCGAGGTCCTTGGTCTCTGGGCTTACCGCCGCGAGAATGTCCCAGTCCGCGAAAAGACCGGCGGTGCTCACGGCGGTCCCGCTGATGCCCCAGTCGCCACAGCCTAA